agccttcgttgcaaaacccccagtaccgagagccacgatatggaaaaccttccagagacgccgccgccgccaatcccatctcgggggattcaggagatcgcctccggcaccctgccggagaggggaatcatctcccggaggactcttcaccacaatggtcgcctccggagtgatgagtgagtagttcacccctggactatgggtccatagcagtagctagatggtcgtcttctcctaattgtgcttcattgtcggatcttgtgagctgcctaacatgatcaagatcatctatctggaatgctatatgttgtgtttgttgggatccgatggatagagaatactatgctatgttgattatcaatctattacctatgtgttgtttatgatcttgcatgctctccgttattagtagaggctctggccaagtttttactcttaactccaagagggagtatttatgctcgatagtgggttcatgcctccattaaatctaggacgatgtgagaaagttctaaggttgtggatgtgctgttgccactagggataaaacatcgatgctatgtccgaggatgtagttattgattacattacgcaccatacttaatgcaattgtctgttgtttgcaacttaatactggaaggggttcggatgataacctgaaggtggactttttaggcatagatgcatgctggatagcggtctatgtactttgtcgtaatgcccaattaaatctcacaatactcatcatatcatgtatgtgcatggtcatgccctctctatttgtcaattgcccaaatgtaatttgttcacccaacatgcttattcttatgggagagacaccactagtgaactgtggaccccggtccattcttttaatcgaatacaatctactgcaatacttgttctactgttttctgcaaacaatcatcatccacactatacatctaatcctttgttacagcaagccggtgagatggacaacctcactgtttcgttggggcaaagtactttggttgtgttgtgcatgttccacgttggcgccggaatccctggtgttgcgccgcacgacatctcgccgccatcaaccttcaacgtgcttcttggctcctactggttcgataaaccttgatttcttactgagggaaaacttgccgctgtacgcatcacaccttcctcttggggttcccaacgaatgcgtgctgtacgcgtatcacctgtCCTTGGAGGATCTTGCGTTACCGCAACGGGTcgaggactattttgccttggggCACCTTCAGGTGGTGCGCTTGTACTTGTGaaagctgttcccatggctccaactcctgccatagccatgttgtataacacatctcttggatctccaggaggtggcctagatGCCAATATATAGGCTTGAGTCGCCATATACCCATCTTCCGATGTTTTGGgaatgatatttcctcttgtatctatcgacataaaggacatgttgaggttTTGGATCAGATGCTCCCGCTTACCTTCGGGTATATGCGCCAGTCGAGATCTTCCTCTATCATGTGCTGCTCTAtggttatctcccgaagttcccgaTTGTCGACTTAACTCAGCTCTTCGCCCGCTCGACACGGAGGCTGCAACTTTTCTTTGCTCGTGTATCACCCTTTGTTTTTCCAACTCTCGGTTAGCACGCGCGAGTCTAGATTGATATGCCTGCAGTTCTTCCACCGTAGTTGTGGTGGTCATCGGCTCTGTGCCGTTCATGGCTCTTGATGCTCTATCCCAAGATGCTTGCGAAAGTTACAATCGCTGGCAAGGTGTGGGCGTACTTGCTTCCCAATCCTCACATAAggtcagcgggatcgatgtatggatttcccaaatcatcgaaagcctctcatGACTCATCCTCTTGACGACTTGAGTCGCCGATTGCACAGACTTGGTGGTATGTTGGCACTGTGTGTTCATCTTCAGGGTCGGTGACACCGTTGCAACGATaggcgaagacctcccgaatagaagtagatatgtcgatgaagttgaagttgtcgatgCTTTCGGAGTCACTGTCCAGATCGGAGtccgtgaacgacccgaaagacaTCCCACCGAACAgatcggcgagatctccgccggcgGCGGGCTTGACGTAGCTTGCCGACAAAGCATCCTCGTCGCTTGACTTGACTGACGATGATGTGATCCTTCTCTCCCGACGCAGAAGTGGaaacttccaaacgtcatctccattggctcctccagataggcatatgcatccacacgggcgggagggtgatgaacaaaatcaacgagaccagttttgatctgtttacctccatccatcgcgctgcttgccaccgaagatgtcgatgatgttgaacgtgccatcgagatcagctccttgttgcctctaattcccacagaaggCGCCAATTGAcatggtattaacttgtcaatgcctacaagttgtagactagggtttcgtggaaagtagagggcaagtagatctcgaaggtttcagccgaaaaggtgctcaactgttaaactagggttgtattgacaatgaatcgatcctttctttctccctcgactcccccttatataggaggcggagccgagggtttcgtgatgtaaaaGTTACAATcagcgggagactctttgagttcgtcacgTATAATTACAAGTCTCTATTCCTAATATATCTCTATCTTCCATATCAACGCCTTATTGGGCTTTCGGGCTTTGTAatcttcgggtcatgggccttcagtaaaccccgggtaccttcttcggcaggcccattggggatgcctatgtcagcggcgGCACGTTCCAGATCCACTGCGCCCTCGCTTAAGCGTCCATCACCGGCGGATGTGCCTAGTTCTTCTTTGTCGGATGTAAGTTCTATCTGTACTTAAATCTGACACGCCCCATTTGTCTGTGTTCATGATGCACTATTCTGTTTTTGTATATGCAGTGGTGATGCAGTGCTAAAATATCTATTTTAAAAAAGATGTGTGTTCATCGTAGTCCACATTCGGTGTGCTATACATTGACCCCATTTTCCGACATCATTGACATGGCATTGACATGCATATATGTGCAACCTGGATGCATGCCTCTACAATGCTTTGATCTTGCTCATCACCATTGTCACATATATATGAGGATCCGTATGAATGATTACTTACCAATGTCACTTTGAAGTTTGAAAACTCTTTGAGTAGTCAACAAATGTCACATATCAAAACATATTCGCTTTTAATGATGATCACTAGCGTCTCGCTCTATGACAAGGTAATCAAGACTGAGGATTGCATTGTCTCCTCACAACCAAGCCTAGAAGACTTTCTCCCCAGGAACCGATGGTGGGAAAAGAAGGCAGTATTGTCGGGCAGGCTAGAGGCATCTAGGGAGAAGATGTGACGTCCCATGTTCGGGCACCTAGCCAAACAGGCGTTACCTCGGTGCTTCTATGTCCAGCTAGGCCGAGAAGACAAGCATATGACTGTCATCTCATTGGAGTTCATGCGCTCCTTGAACACTCACCTGCCCCGTAGCGTGCCATTGGCCACCTATCAGGGGTGCAACTGGTGGGTGCAGTTCCAGGAGATCGACAAGGAGATCGTCATCTTCCTAGGATGGAAGACCTTGCTCTGGAAGCATGAACTAAAAGTTAATGACATTCTCATGTTCAAGCTCCAACACTGCGGCTTCAAGGTTAAAATCTTCAGCGCTGCCTTCTCCACTCAGGTTTCCTGCCTCTGTTCTCGCGACTAGGCAGTAAGGCCTTCTACTTGTGTCGTTTGAGCTGCAGTGTTGTATTAGTGAGTAGATGATGCTGAACTGGTAGTGAACTGAACCGGTCTTTTTAATGATGGATGTGTACTCCTGATGTAAGTTGTTTTGCTACTGAACTGAACTTGTTGATTGGTTCATGGGCATGTACCCCCGATGTTTGTTTGTAAGGAGCATCAGTTGCCACTGATGTAGCAGCGCATCTTAAAGTGTATTGTGTCTTTTATGTTGTTTTAAATTAACTACCCGCTCTTAGCATTGTGGGTTTTCTTGATCTGGACGGTGCAATGGATTTCCTGAAAATAGCATCTTGTGCGGAAATGGCACGACACAAAAAAAGAGAGCATTCATTAGGGTTAGTCGCTCGGGGACgggtatgatgccgaacataatcGACAAGTATCATGTTTCATAGGTCGTTTAAGGCCCAACAGGGTCCTTGTGGTAGCAATTTTGGCCCATGCTTTGGGGAACGCTACATTTTTTATGATTAGAGAAGGCATATGTGCTCTGTCTCGCATTTGGAAGCGCGGCCCTCATCAGTGCTTCTGCCCTCGCTCGGTCGCTCTCCCACGCGGGCTTTCCTTGGACAGCTCCGTCGCCGCCCTCCCCCTCCCCCCAAATCTCCTCCCTTCCCCCTCGGCATGGATTCACATGCCCGCTGGATGGTCGGAGTGGAGGCCAGGATCAGTGCCTTATTGGGACTCCAGGATGAGGAAATCTCGAAGATTATTACGTCGCCAATGCCGTTTTGTTTTCCTTGTCCTGCATCCACGG
This region of Lolium perenne isolate Kyuss_39 chromosome 2, Kyuss_2.0, whole genome shotgun sequence genomic DNA includes:
- the LOC139835812 gene encoding putative B3 domain-containing protein Os03g0619850 — its product is MFGHLAKQALPRCFYVQLGREDKHMTVISLEFMRSLNTHLPRSVPLATYQGCNWWVQFQEIDKEIVIFLGWKTLLWKHELKVNDILMFKLQHCGFKVKIFSAAFSTQVSCLCSRD